A single genomic interval of Labrus mixtus chromosome 6, fLabMix1.1, whole genome shotgun sequence harbors:
- the si:dkey-174i8.1 gene encoding arylsulfatase I produces MRGGICSVLFLMVEVTLLNVLGCLGKHKSTNDCIGTGEVEGSTPPHLIFIMVDDQGYGDIGYHGSDIHTPVLDRLAEDGVKLENYYVQPICSPSRSQLMTGRYQIHTGLQHSIIRSRQPLCLPLDIPTLPEHLAEAGYATHMVGKWHLGFCRPNCLPTGRGFHSFLGTLTGSGDHYSYQSCDGAEACGFDLHDGNRPAWEMTGNYSTLLYIERVKQILRSHDPQKPLFLYLSLQAAHTPLQVPDYFLHQYVSQSNRLRRHYAAMLSCLDDGVGQVVQELKASGLYQNSVLIYSSDNGGQPLSGGSNWPLRGGKGTYWEGGIRAVGFVHSPLLKRKGVVSKALIHVSDWFPTLLGLAGAMKSNDSLDGHNVWRTISEGLVSPRTEILLNIDPFSRKPGEPYDKALFNGFGIWDTAVRAAIRAGDWKLLTGNVGDGDWIPPQALPDGPDRWQRLEKRRNEPGKSVWLFNITADPYERSDLAGARPEVVKHLLIRLAEYNRTAVTARNPPDDPMADPELHGGVWTPWLGLEGQEGGNGEDDGRKGKIMKIRHCKLCKLKALFKKVGSRLQRNTLF; encoded by the exons ATGAGGGGAGGAATATGCTCTGTGCTTTTCCTGATGGTTGAGGTGACCTTGCTTAATGTCCTTGGCTGTTTGGGAAAACACAAGTCTACGAATGACTGCATTGGCACAGGGGAGGTGGAGGGCTCCACACCACCACATCTTATTTTTATCATGGTGGATGACCAGGGTTACGGAGACATTGGCTACCACGGCTCAGATATCCACACGCCTGTACTGGACCGGCTGGCAGAAGATGGGGTCAAACTTGAAAATTATTACGTCCAGCCAATCTGCTCCCCCTCTCGCAGTCAACTCATGACCGGGCG CTACCAAATCCACACTGGACTCCAGCATTCAATCATCCGATCCCGTCAACCCCTCTGCCTGCCCCTGGACATTCCCACCCTACCAGAGCATCTGGCTGAAGCTGGATATGCCACACACATGGTGGGAAAATGGCACCTGGGTTTCTGCAGGCCAAACTGCTTGCCCACAGGACGCGGCTTTCATAGTTTCCTGGGAACTCTTACTGGCAGTGGAGACCATTATTCCTATCAGAGCTGCGATGGGGCTGAAGCTTGTGGATTTGACCTTCACGATGGAAACAGGCCTGCCTGGGAGATGACAGGCAACTACTCCACTCTGCTCTACATTGAAAG AGTGAAGCAGATCCTGAGGAGCCACGACCCCCAGAAACCACTCTTCCTTtatttgtcccttcaggctgcCCATACACCCTTGCAGGTACCAGACTATTTTCTGCACCAATATGTTTCTCAGAGCAATCGTCTCAGACGCCATTATGCAGCCATGCTGAGCTGCCTGGATGACGGGGTTGGACAAGTGGTCCAGGAACTTAAGGCTAGTGGGCTGTACCAAAACTCAGTTCTGATCTATTCATCTGATAATGGCGGTCAGCCACTCTCTGGGGGGAGCAATTGGCCCCTGAGAGGAGGTAAAGGCACCTACTGGGAAGGGGGCATCAGGGCTGTAGGATTTGTCCATAGCCCCCTCCTGAAGAGGAAGGGGGTAGTCAGCAAAGCACTGATCCATGTTTCTGACTGGTTTCCAACACTACTGGGGTTAGCTGGGGCCATGAAGTCCAACGATAGCCTGGACGGTCACAATGTGTGGAGAACCATCAGTGAAGGCCTCGTCTCTCCAAGAACTGAAATACTTTTAAACATTGACCCATTCTCCAGGAAGCCTGGGGAGCCTTATGACAAGGCACTATTCAACGGCTTCGGGATCTGGGACACCGCCGTAAGGGCAGCGATAAGGGCCGGGGACTGGAAACTATTGACAGGGAATGTGGGTGACGGTGACTGGATCCCCCCACAGGCTCTTCCTGATGGGCCAGACCGTTGGCAGCGACTTGAGAAGCGACGAAATGAGCCAGGGAAGTCAGTTTGGCTCTTCAATATCACTGCTGATCCATATGAAAGATCAGACCTGGCAGGAGCTCGTCCAGAGGTGGTGAAGCATCTCCTGATCAGACTGGCAGAGTACAACCGGACTGCTGTGACGGCCAGGAATCCTCCAGATGATCCTATGGCTGACCCAGAACTTCATGGAGGGGTTTGGACCCCTTGGCTAGGCCTGGAGGGGCAGGAGGGAGGGAATGGAGAAGATGATGGCAGAAAAGGAAAGATAATGAAGATTAGGCACTGTAAACTATGCAAATTAAAAGCTCTCTTCAAGAAGGTGGGGTCACGCCTGCAGAGAAATACTCTCTTCTAA